A section of the Pedobacter sp. HDW13 genome encodes:
- a CDS encoding histidine kinase, producing the protein MKIFVPFNSIRTAVILLLTVILLGGNALAQQIKYSQPLYRNFTNINSSLPSNIVYKMVTDGYGYLWMTTESGLVRYDGNTFKKYTAAQTDNEFIQIYKGGDSLLWLFGYSGNSRLFNFKTHHFATVLNEPVNLSIKSPVILAWQKKDTLSLYRINSTFSQTNIANPKRQWLKDKSSFISSLLAQWKISNAINGVSTDSLSALFKKKPYAIQITGDDLILGNKIFRKNENAPATLLFDGNQAKITGNMSSYVRIGNDLYLGFVEQQELLLVQNFFAKANKQRLSYSKILTRAPVTSLVSDYQGNLWVGTLGKGIYLFTPADLATRHLQPTGDRLAEGYISGISKLNGGLTALGHKRDSVSILSKEKVIALKLSSQQSLNEIRDIYKTASHWFFFGSQNCYTGEGVTIPGKIMPLAISSHTPFKDGTVFNNKYYFTTKTACFIINSNGKISTDNRYKGINTLSISPFNDAVCFYGTNDGIYRNNVKEHLFSSIRINKLRIINNALIVCTQEGAFVVQLSAKGELGSYKQILGQSCYDIKADKQYCYLKAGSGLVILNIKDWKAVNEIDARKYAFSINDFLPETDTLALATNNGVYYIPKRLVTDLKSTVRPKIYLTCSLTGFDPSKTSSETHYSKHLSITLSAEVLDYSSETKHISYQINVKGDAIGNWQTVTGRVITLNNLEPGKYVVTIKARGNYSPLETNVSHTVIIHPLWYQLVWVNLLFWLLMVVLIGFFAFRWYKVQLQKARKKMNDQLRMNELENKNLFAQLKPHFIFNVLTPLQSYFINGDDIGGLKYLDNYAKLMRGFLQQSRESYITIEREINFLKHYLFIQQQRFDNGFTYSFELDDRLVISQLYIPTLILQPIVENAVEHGVKNENGLNGHIRIVAVPQGDKIRVSVIDNGSGFKKGEPFFLANHALEIIKERLELICLKHQAGSLHILSNSDTAGATVTIELPLLTTQP; encoded by the coding sequence ATGAAGATTTTTGTCCCTTTTAATTCGATCCGAACTGCAGTAATACTCCTGCTAACAGTTATCCTTTTGGGGGGCAATGCCTTAGCACAGCAAATAAAGTACAGCCAGCCGCTTTACCGGAATTTCACCAATATCAATTCCAGCCTGCCATCCAATATCGTTTACAAAATGGTAACAGATGGATATGGTTATCTCTGGATGACAACAGAAAGTGGACTGGTGCGTTATGATGGAAATACATTTAAAAAGTATACCGCAGCGCAAACAGACAATGAATTTATTCAGATTTATAAAGGAGGTGATAGTTTGCTGTGGCTATTTGGCTACTCGGGTAACAGCAGGCTGTTCAATTTTAAAACGCACCACTTCGCCACTGTTCTTAACGAGCCTGTAAACCTTTCTATCAAAAGCCCGGTGATACTGGCCTGGCAAAAAAAAGACACCCTATCCCTATACCGGATAAACAGCACCTTTTCGCAAACCAATATTGCTAATCCAAAGCGGCAATGGTTAAAAGACAAATCGTCATTTATCTCGAGTCTTTTAGCCCAATGGAAAATTTCTAATGCAATTAACGGTGTTTCTACAGATAGCTTGTCTGCCTTATTTAAAAAGAAACCCTATGCTATACAAATCACGGGCGATGATTTAATACTGGGCAATAAAATATTCCGGAAAAACGAAAATGCGCCAGCTACATTGTTATTTGATGGCAACCAGGCAAAAATTACCGGTAACATGAGTTCTTATGTGAGGATCGGTAATGACTTATATTTAGGTTTTGTAGAGCAGCAGGAGTTATTGCTTGTACAAAACTTCTTCGCTAAGGCTAATAAACAGCGCCTGTCATACTCAAAAATACTGACGCGGGCACCAGTTACAAGCCTTGTTAGTGACTATCAGGGTAATCTTTGGGTGGGTACACTTGGCAAAGGCATTTACTTGTTTACCCCTGCCGATCTCGCTACAAGACATCTTCAACCAACTGGTGATCGTTTGGCTGAGGGCTACATTTCTGGAATTAGTAAACTTAATGGTGGACTTACCGCGCTTGGCCATAAGCGGGACAGCGTAAGCATTTTATCAAAGGAAAAAGTAATAGCGCTCAAACTCTCCAGTCAGCAATCCTTGAATGAAATCAGGGATATTTACAAAACTGCCAGCCATTGGTTCTTTTTTGGCAGCCAAAACTGTTATACAGGCGAAGGGGTAACGATACCTGGCAAAATTATGCCACTGGCGATTAGTAGTCATACTCCTTTTAAAGATGGTACAGTATTTAACAACAAATACTATTTTACCACCAAAACTGCCTGCTTCATTATCAATAGCAATGGGAAGATCAGCACCGATAACCGCTACAAGGGAATAAATACACTCTCCATTTCACCATTTAATGATGCGGTATGCTTTTATGGGACAAACGATGGCATATATCGCAATAATGTAAAGGAGCATCTTTTCTCATCAATTCGCATTAACAAACTGAGGATAATTAATAATGCCCTGATTGTATGCACCCAGGAAGGCGCTTTTGTTGTTCAGCTTAGCGCTAAGGGAGAACTGGGAAGCTACAAACAAATACTCGGGCAGAGCTGTTACGACATAAAAGCAGATAAGCAGTATTGCTACCTAAAGGCAGGCTCGGGGCTGGTTATACTTAACATCAAAGACTGGAAAGCAGTTAATGAGATTGATGCAAGAAAATACGCTTTTTCAATCAATGATTTTTTGCCCGAAACGGATACACTTGCTTTAGCGACCAATAATGGTGTTTATTATATACCAAAGCGGTTGGTTACTGACTTGAAAAGTACCGTCAGGCCAAAAATTTACCTAACATGCTCCCTCACTGGCTTCGATCCTTCAAAAACAAGCTCAGAAACCCACTATTCAAAACATCTCTCCATCACCCTGTCGGCAGAGGTTCTTGACTATTCGAGTGAAACCAAGCATATCAGTTACCAAATCAATGTTAAAGGAGATGCCATTGGTAATTGGCAAACGGTAACAGGCAGGGTTATTACACTAAACAACCTCGAGCCGGGCAAATACGTAGTAACGATAAAAGCAAGAGGAAACTATTCACCACTAGAAACCAATGTATCGCATACGGTTATCATTCACCCTTTATGGTACCAACTGGTTTGGGTTAATTTACTCTTCTGGCTACTGATGGTGGTTTTAATCGGCTTTTTTGCATTCAGATGGTATAAAGTGCAGTTACAGAAGGCCAGAAAAAAAATGAATGATCAGTTAAGGATGAACGAACTGGAAAACAAGAATTTGTTTGCCCAGTTAAAACCACACTTTATTTTTAATGTACTTACTCCTTTACAATCCTATTTCATTAATGGTGATGATATTGGCGGGCTCAAATATCTTGATAACTATGCTAAACTAATGCGTGGTTTTTTACAGCAGAGCAGGGAAAGTTATATTACTATAGAAAGAGAAATTAATTTCCTAAAGCATTACCTTTTTATCCAGCAGCAACGATTTGACAATGGTTTTACCTATTCATTTGAGCTTGATGATCGCCTGGTAATCTCACAGCTATACATCCCTACTTTAATATTGCAACCAATTGTTGAAAATGCAGTAGAACATGGAGTAAAAAATGAAAACGGATTAAATGGCCACATACGTATTGTTGCAGTACCCCAGGGGGATAAAATACGGGTTTCTGTTATAGACAACGGAAGCGGATTCAAAAAAGGTGAACCTTTCTTTCTGGCGAACCATGCACTCGAAATTATTAAAGAACGTCTTGAACTAATCTGTTTAAAACATCAGGCAGGTAGTTTACACATCCTGTCGAACAGCGATACCGCAGGTGCTACTGTAACTATCGAATTGCCACTATTAACCACTCAACCATGA
- a CDS encoding TlpA disulfide reductase family protein has protein sequence MKNALLTLFLGMCIHTAVSAQQYAINAQITGFKNGTKFYLNDVNLDINIDSAEIKNDHLSFKGKLGAEPQSLWVTTVVGQNYYYFTLLIGNEKIDVKGDIGDFPFDLKITGSKTQDVHNKMIGLTKEGYKERNKLVAAYQLLSGDSAKSKGKAIWKRIAKIDSVDKFQRMNFVRHNLNSYEGLDALFYLKNDFPKDTIGKFYDALNPAFKNTGYAKRIKTFLAVGNILETGDSFWDFSAFDKDGKKHLLSEHKGKYILLDFSTAYCGPCIESVPELKKISKAYSKELSIVSFSGDAGKESWLKGINRDQPQWLSLWDGKGFYGETIIKYGITGYPTFLLIDPKGKIVSKWSGYYNGAVLKEVQTQLAKRQ, from the coding sequence ATGAAAAACGCTCTGCTAACCCTATTTCTGGGGATGTGCATCCATACGGCCGTCTCCGCACAACAATATGCTATCAACGCCCAGATCACTGGATTCAAAAACGGTACCAAATTTTATTTGAATGATGTAAACCTTGATATCAATATTGACAGTGCCGAAATTAAAAATGATCATTTAAGTTTTAAGGGAAAACTAGGCGCTGAGCCACAGTCTTTATGGGTAACAACCGTTGTCGGACAAAATTATTATTACTTCACTTTATTGATAGGGAATGAAAAAATCGATGTGAAAGGGGATATTGGTGATTTTCCGTTTGACCTGAAAATTACTGGCTCGAAAACCCAGGATGTGCACAATAAAATGATCGGACTAACCAAAGAAGGTTACAAGGAACGCAATAAATTGGTTGCAGCGTATCAGTTGCTTTCCGGTGACAGTGCGAAATCGAAAGGTAAAGCGATATGGAAGAGGATTGCAAAAATAGATAGCGTAGACAAATTTCAAAGAATGAATTTCGTAAGGCATAACCTAAACAGTTACGAAGGACTTGATGCGCTGTTTTACCTTAAAAACGACTTTCCAAAAGATACCATTGGTAAGTTTTATGATGCGCTGAACCCGGCTTTCAAAAATACTGGTTATGCAAAACGCATTAAAACTTTTTTGGCGGTTGGGAATATTTTAGAAACAGGTGATTCTTTTTGGGACTTTAGCGCTTTTGACAAAGATGGTAAGAAGCATCTCCTATCTGAGCATAAAGGGAAATATATATTACTGGATTTTTCAACGGCTTATTGTGGTCCTTGCATCGAGTCAGTACCGGAATTGAAGAAAATCTCGAAAGCATACAGCAAAGAGCTTTCTATCGTTTCATTTTCAGGTGATGCCGGTAAAGAAAGCTGGTTAAAGGGCATAAATAGAGACCAGCCGCAATGGTTGAGCCTTTGGGATGGGAAAGGGTTTTATGGAGAAACGATCATCAAGTACGGCATTACTGGTTATCCAACATTTCTACTTATTGATCCAAAAGGAAAAATTGTATCCAAATGGTCAGGATACTATAATGGTGCAGTACTTAAGGAAGTGCAGACCCAGCTTGCGAAAAGACAATAA
- a CDS encoding AraC family transcriptional regulator: MELLFFKPQSTLLQNHIEYFYLLNKGDRSKNVRYYTFPQVNSIVSINRNPRFIFEKGKLSVFRNRRISVLSTLICSYNSPIEINIPGYINEITISFKPLGLNAFLSKDLNTYTANQFAYFNPYNDFNEKMTAITAIKCPEEKILRLEEYLLEKYVGFNHPFLQEVIEDMLNADQHYSIRDIATKYNISRKTLYKHFEIHIGKNPTEMRKMIRFRQAIREHFGLDPKHSFNELSNKMDFFDSSHLNKEFRAITGCTPRVFFNQIYSMNAGAINWLFI, from the coding sequence ATGGAATTGCTATTTTTCAAACCACAATCTACCTTATTGCAGAACCACATCGAATACTTTTATCTCCTCAATAAGGGAGATCGTTCCAAAAATGTTCGTTACTATACTTTTCCACAAGTTAATTCAATAGTCTCGATCAACCGCAACCCAAGATTTATTTTCGAAAAAGGTAAGCTCTCTGTTTTTAGGAACCGTAGAATTTCTGTGCTTTCCACCTTGATCTGCAGTTATAATAGTCCCATTGAAATTAATATCCCAGGTTACATCAACGAGATTACCATCAGTTTCAAACCATTAGGGTTAAATGCTTTTTTAAGCAAAGACCTTAATACCTATACCGCTAATCAATTTGCCTATTTTAACCCTTACAACGATTTCAATGAGAAAATGACGGCAATTACTGCTATAAAATGTCCTGAGGAAAAGATCCTCCGATTAGAGGAGTATTTGCTGGAAAAATATGTTGGTTTTAACCATCCTTTTCTTCAGGAAGTAATTGAAGATATGTTAAACGCAGACCAGCATTATTCTATCAGAGATATTGCTACAAAATATAACATAAGCAGGAAAACGCTTTATAAACATTTCGAAATCCATATTGGGAAAAACCCAACTGAAATGCGGAAAATGATCCGTTTCAGGCAGGCCATCCGCGAACATTTTGGTTTAGATCCAAAACACAGCTTTAATGAACTTTCGAATAAAATGGACTTTTTTGATTCTTCACACCTCAATAAAGAATTCCGTGCAATTACCGGATGTACGCCCAGGGTGTTCTTCAATCAAATCTATTCTATGAACGCAGGCGCCATCAATTGGTTATTCATTTAA
- a CDS encoding metallophosphoesterase, giving the protein MKNQNRRNFIQKLTLAALAIGPVYRLGATPVSERGERETFKPKIRFGMITDLHHDIMHDGLDRLSAFIKEMDKEQPDFIIQGGDFCFPKKENMPLMDIWNQFKGPKYHVIGNHDTDGGYTREQVVEFWNAKAKYYAFDMNGFHFIVLDGNEHNLSAERPKGYARYISPVQLEWLRKDLDGTDLPTVICCHQGLDNDAGGLENGTQLRYTLEEANKKAGRQKVILVISGHHHQDYYNYINNIHYVQINSASYQWLGDKYKESRYTEEVDKAHPNIKYTVPYKDPIWAMIEIDQKGRIVIKGKKTVFVGSSPEQLGVNTDDYIYPIVPYISDRKLG; this is encoded by the coding sequence ATGAAGAATCAAAATAGAAGAAACTTTATTCAGAAACTAACATTGGCTGCTTTGGCAATTGGCCCTGTTTATCGGTTAGGTGCCACTCCGGTTTCAGAAAGGGGCGAGCGCGAAACCTTTAAGCCGAAAATCAGGTTTGGAATGATTACTGACCTGCATCATGATATCATGCATGATGGCCTGGACCGTTTATCGGCTTTTATTAAGGAAATGGATAAAGAGCAGCCCGATTTTATTATACAGGGAGGCGATTTTTGCTTTCCAAAAAAAGAGAACATGCCATTAATGGATATTTGGAACCAGTTTAAAGGCCCTAAGTACCATGTGATCGGCAACCACGATACCGATGGGGGCTATACCCGGGAGCAGGTAGTTGAATTTTGGAATGCCAAAGCAAAATACTACGCTTTTGATATGAACGGTTTTCATTTTATCGTACTGGATGGAAATGAACATAATCTTAGCGCTGAGCGGCCAAAGGGTTACGCACGGTATATTTCACCTGTACAACTAGAATGGCTTAGAAAAGACCTCGATGGAACTGATTTGCCTACGGTTATATGCTGTCATCAGGGATTGGATAATGATGCAGGTGGATTGGAAAACGGCACACAGCTGAGGTATACCCTTGAGGAAGCCAATAAAAAAGCAGGCAGGCAAAAGGTAATCCTGGTGATCAGTGGCCATCACCATCAGGATTATTACAACTACATCAATAACATTCATTATGTACAGATTAACAGTGCATCCTATCAATGGCTGGGAGATAAGTATAAGGAGAGCCGTTATACAGAGGAGGTAGATAAAGCACATCCAAATATTAAATATACTGTGCCCTACAAAGATCCGATATGGGCGATGATTGAAATTGATCAAAAAGGCAGGATTGTAATCAAGGGTAAAAAGACTGTTTTTGTTGGTTCATCACCCGAACAATTAGGCGTAAATACAGACGATTACATCTATCCCATTGTGCCGTATATTTCGGACAGAAAGCTTGGTTGA
- a CDS encoding endonuclease/exonuclease/phosphatase family protein: MVIRTVLLLAMIISWQNLANAQKPVFYLNFDDHNVKEIIIPKDSAYYGVDLQQSKYERGLSGMALDLSANAVLRRPVRLIKGTLPEFNVRTSFSVQVWVKTLPNAKMGTPVIGNKNAGDFATAGWQVYTQENGAWGLILNDGKSSYDYKPTTERQRINDGRWHQILFSVNREKQEVWIYLDGKNVAIYYTPGIKGFETSNATVIGGTDEKWEYGSNGQWFAFNGYIDEVKVWNVALSADQAQGLFSEFFSNEVVKAEPYNPVHLKVLSWNVWHGGHRYGEAVGLQRLIETIKSTHADVIGLIETYGSGAVIADSLGYYFYLISSNLSIMSRYPISETIKAFHPSNFGGVKLKLSANKELVYFNTWLNYLPDVDASIREQHKNPQQLIQDEGATRHAEIKEILSKIDPYLKNTDHLPVIMGGDFNMGSHLDWTEATKAIHFDRIVEWPESREMIKAGFLDSYRELHKNPLLDPGLTWGVRAATTTDKYGVRDRIDFIYYKGKDLNAIESRVIDYHPVMFPSDHAAVVTLFRLK, from the coding sequence ATGGTAATAAGAACAGTTTTATTGCTGGCCATGATTATTAGCTGGCAGAATTTGGCAAATGCCCAAAAGCCGGTATTTTACCTGAATTTTGATGATCACAACGTAAAGGAAATCATTATACCTAAGGATAGTGCCTATTATGGGGTCGATCTGCAGCAGTCCAAGTATGAAAGGGGGCTAAGTGGCATGGCCCTGGATTTATCAGCAAATGCGGTTTTAAGAAGGCCTGTGAGATTAATCAAAGGAACCCTGCCCGAATTTAATGTGCGAACTTCATTCTCGGTACAGGTGTGGGTAAAAACCTTGCCAAATGCAAAAATGGGTACTCCGGTAATCGGGAATAAAAATGCAGGAGATTTTGCAACTGCGGGCTGGCAGGTTTACACGCAGGAAAATGGTGCATGGGGACTAATTTTAAATGATGGTAAATCAAGCTATGATTACAAACCCACCACAGAAAGGCAACGCATAAATGATGGCCGATGGCACCAAATTCTTTTTAGCGTTAACCGCGAGAAACAGGAGGTATGGATTTATTTAGATGGAAAAAATGTTGCGATATACTATACGCCTGGTATTAAAGGTTTTGAAACCAGTAATGCAACCGTTATCGGTGGTACCGATGAAAAATGGGAGTATGGATCCAACGGACAATGGTTTGCTTTTAACGGGTATATAGATGAGGTAAAGGTTTGGAATGTTGCTTTAAGTGCAGATCAGGCACAGGGGTTATTCAGTGAATTCTTTTCAAATGAGGTGGTTAAAGCAGAACCTTATAACCCGGTACATTTGAAAGTATTATCCTGGAACGTATGGCATGGAGGGCATCGGTATGGGGAAGCAGTAGGCCTGCAGCGGTTAATCGAAACGATAAAGTCTACGCATGCAGATGTTATAGGCCTGATTGAAACTTATGGCTCAGGAGCTGTTATTGCCGATTCGCTAGGTTATTATTTTTATTTGATCAGTTCCAACCTTTCCATCATGAGCCGTTATCCGATCAGCGAAACAATCAAAGCGTTTCATCCGTCAAATTTTGGTGGGGTAAAGCTAAAATTAAGCGCTAACAAAGAGCTCGTCTATTTTAATACCTGGTTAAATTATCTGCCTGATGTTGATGCCAGTATCAGAGAGCAGCATAAAAATCCACAGCAATTAATACAGGATGAAGGTGCTACCAGGCATGCCGAAATTAAAGAGATCCTGAGCAAGATTGACCCTTATCTTAAAAATACAGACCATTTGCCGGTAATTATGGGTGGCGATTTTAATATGGGCTCGCATTTGGATTGGACGGAGGCAACAAAAGCAATCCACTTTGACCGTATTGTAGAATGGCCCGAAAGCCGGGAAATGATCAAAGCAGGGTTTTTAGATAGCTATAGGGAATTACATAAAAACCCGTTACTTGATCCCGGTTTAACCTGGGGTGTAAGGGCGGCTACAACAACAGACAAGTATGGGGTCAGAGATCGGATTGATTTTATCTATTATAAAGGAAAAGACCTTAATGCAATTGAATCGCGGGTAATTGATTATCATCCGGTCATGTTTCCATCAGATCATGCCGCTGTGGTGACGCTCTTCCGGTTAAAATAA
- a CDS encoding DUF6150 family protein, with amino-acid sequence MARIFQTPTMGEAQIRVALVTDRSQADLCVHRVSSWGMARGDANWFLTRDKQDATCLIYFTSIGMAQVKVYFTDNYGEAGWQKESVHKGRFG; translated from the coding sequence ATGGCTAGAATATTTCAGACTCCAACCATGGGAGAAGCCCAGATCAGGGTAGCGCTGGTAACAGACCGTTCGCAGGCAGATTTATGCGTGCACCGGGTTTCATCATGGGGAATGGCCCGTGGCGATGCTAACTGGTTTCTTACCCGTGACAAACAAGACGCTACCTGCCTTATTTATTTTACTTCTATTGGTATGGCGCAGGTTAAAGTATATTTTACAGATAACTACGGCGAAGCCGGATGGCAAAAAGAAAGTGTCCATAAAGGAAGGTTCGGCTAA
- a CDS encoding LytTR family DNA-binding domain-containing protein → MMLKAFIVDDELMPRITLAGLLRKFCPDVEIAGMAESYSKAVAALQHQQVDLIFMDINLGNHTGFDILDELLSYRAAVVFVTAYEEFALKAFKYAAVNYLLKPVNHLALIETISRVQQTKTAGNKVSIHGDNAYERKQIAIPNKNKIELVSIRDIVYLSAEGSYTVLHLQHKESIMFSKHLKTIEDILSPYIEFVRVHRSYLVNKRFIVAYNRTDNGYLEMQQGALIPIGNLYKQEVFNLFEH, encoded by the coding sequence ATGATGCTAAAAGCCTTTATTGTTGACGATGAACTGATGCCCAGGATTACCCTTGCAGGCTTGCTCAGAAAATTCTGTCCCGATGTAGAAATTGCAGGCATGGCCGAAAGTTATTCAAAGGCTGTTGCGGCCTTACAGCACCAACAGGTAGATCTTATTTTTATGGATATAAACCTGGGTAATCATACCGGTTTCGATATTTTAGACGAGCTGCTGTCCTACCGCGCTGCTGTTGTATTTGTGACAGCTTATGAGGAATTTGCACTTAAAGCATTTAAGTATGCAGCCGTAAACTACCTTTTGAAACCGGTAAACCACCTCGCGCTGATCGAAACCATTTCAAGGGTACAACAAACTAAAACTGCTGGTAATAAGGTAAGTATTCATGGTGATAATGCCTATGAAAGAAAACAAATTGCCATCCCCAATAAAAACAAAATTGAACTGGTATCTATCCGTGATATCGTTTACCTGTCTGCTGAAGGAAGTTACACTGTTTTGCATCTGCAGCACAAGGAAAGCATCATGTTCTCTAAGCATCTGAAAACAATTGAAGATATCCTCAGTCCTTACATTGAGTTCGTTAGGGTTCACAGGTCTTACCTTGTAAACAAGCGCTTCATTGTTGCATATAACAGAACCGACAATGGCTATCTGGAAATGCAACAGGGAGCTTTAATACCGATTGGAAACCTTTATAAACAGGAGGTATTTAACCTGTTTGAACATTAG